In the Prochlorococcus sp. MIT 1307 genome, one interval contains:
- the crtE gene encoding geranylgeranyl diphosphate synthase CrtE produces the protein MGEDISTFDFSSYLIKHRKSVEAALDASLGPERPEQLREAMRYSLLAGGKRLRPILCLAACEFAGGDSVLALPTAVALEMIHTMSLIHDDLPAMDNDDLRRGRPTNHKVYGDAVAILAGDALLTRSFEMVALRSPGVPVERLLKVVGELSLLAGAPGLVGGQVVDLECEGKAVDLETLEFIHLHKTGALLKACVVSGALIAGASADLLDALCIYAKGIGLAFQIIDDVLDVTASSDVLGKTAGKDLVADKTTYPKLLGLDESRKRANDLVIEAKAALKPWNKNSAPLLALADYITNRDR, from the coding sequence GTGGGAGAGGACATTTCAACCTTCGATTTTTCCAGCTATCTCATTAAGCACAGAAAAAGTGTGGAAGCGGCTTTAGATGCTTCTCTTGGGCCAGAGCGACCAGAGCAATTACGTGAAGCGATGCGATATTCACTTCTTGCAGGAGGTAAGAGGCTTCGCCCAATCCTTTGTTTAGCTGCCTGCGAATTTGCAGGTGGTGATTCTGTGTTGGCCCTTCCTACAGCTGTGGCTCTTGAGATGATTCATACCATGTCATTAATCCATGATGATTTACCAGCCATGGATAACGATGACTTACGCCGAGGACGTCCAACAAATCACAAGGTGTATGGAGATGCAGTAGCGATTCTTGCTGGAGATGCATTGCTTACACGCTCTTTCGAAATGGTTGCACTTCGCAGCCCTGGAGTACCAGTCGAAAGATTATTGAAGGTTGTTGGAGAGCTTTCTTTGTTGGCTGGGGCTCCAGGGCTAGTTGGAGGTCAAGTGGTTGATCTGGAATGTGAAGGGAAGGCAGTTGATCTTGAAACTTTGGAATTTATTCATCTTCATAAGACAGGCGCTTTACTTAAGGCATGTGTTGTATCAGGTGCATTAATTGCAGGTGCATCAGCTGACCTTTTAGATGCCCTTTGCATTTATGCAAAGGGCATAGGCCTGGCTTTTCAGATAATTGATGATGTCCTTGATGTCACGGCTAGTAGTGATGTACTTGGGAAGACCGCTGGGAAAGATTTGGTTGCCGATAAAACTACTTATCCAAAGTTGCTTGGATTGGACGAATCGAGGAAACGGGCTAATGATCTAGTTATTGAAGCAAAAGCTGCGCTCAAGCCATGGAATAAAAATTCGGCTCCACTTTTAGCTTTGGCTGATTACATAACAAATCGCGATAGATGA